Part of the Gigantopelta aegis isolate Gae_Host chromosome 15, Gae_host_genome, whole genome shotgun sequence genome is shown below.
tgacatttttaaaattaaaacaatcaatTGCCTGAAATTGCATTGGTATGAAACTTGACTGTTCCTCCATAGCGGAAACAACCAGTGCCCATACAATTTAAGCCGACTAGACAAACATGGTtactttgttttgaaaatgattaTGGGCCAATAGTactttgtttttgcataacATTTTGTTCGAATATactaaacacattttgatatattGCTTTAATGCATAAAGAATGTTACGTAAGTGACATACATCCTTTTTTATACTAATTAGGTTGCCAGTAGACAATAATGTCCTTGGATCTTTTGGTAAATCAGGCTGAAATTTGGCCAAAATACCTAATAATGCTCTTAAAGAAATATGGGATATTTGATTTTCAACGGACCATTTCGCTAAGAGAACTGGAAGTTCTTCatcaatgggtccacctatATCAATGTAATCATCATTACTGTCTGAATGTTGATCTGACTGATCTGATAGTTGTTCATGTTCACTGTCAGTAAATGCATCTTGTGGTGCATTAAACTCAGATTCTCCATCACTTTCTTCATCAATTTGAAAATGTGTATCTATAATTCCACCACAAGGCACCCTAACTGACACAACAGGTTCAACATTATTCAAAATGTTAATATCTATTTCTTCATCACTTTCATCTGTTTCTATGGCAATATCATGTAGATGTGCCTCTACTTTAGCATTCATTTTCCTTCGTTTTGTCCAGTAAGACATACTAGCTTTAGtattaattgttttggtgaTATTATATCGACTTGAAACTAACCATGCATCAAATAAAACCTGTAGACAATCTATGAATATCACATATAGCTACTATTCaggtaaaattattaaatatacctGGTATTAATACAGGCCAATTTGGCAATCTCACGGAGTCAGACTGTGACAGTAATTTATCTGGTTCAAATTGTCACTGACGAAGgatgaataatatttaatgccAAGTGGACACTATGTTTTAGCAAACCATTATCGGAAGGCAGCAATTGTGCAAGATGAGTGACGATTTTGATGCCAATCTTTGCATTGCTGCATGGCCTCAATTATAACCAggcaaataaatattaaaatttgatatttattttataacaaagtacattaatcaatattatatttacgtccaactttacacgtaacttgcGTTTttgttgtttcgtgaatagctcttcagtcgtagatttacgtttacgtgtaaaactaggcttacgatgttttgtgaatatgggtccagtaCTGTTTTGCCAGTACACGGATCTTTAACTTGTTACAGTATTTTGTATCGGCACGTATGTATTGCGCCGTTCAAcattttcagttgttaaaaacaactacatgataaaatatatatttctgaactATGCACAATGgacgaacactttgtttaattctttttttttttcttttttttttaaatgaaaacatcaATTTGTCCAGTGTTCCGGTATGGTCCTCATGTTACCAACGGttccacagggaatgcctttttttatactatgaaatttactacatgttatttatttctgaaccgattgttttataaattggacacaaaaaatAGCCTTACGTTTCCGGTTCCTTTTCTGTTGTCTGACAGGAAGAGGTGAGAGAGCTCGATTAAAGCCCTTCGTATTTACCACAGCAATGACAACTGAATTTCCTGGGGTAGGTGTTGGGCCAGGATTATTAGATCTAGCAAGACGTTCTGTTGTCTCATCATTCTCAAAGCCTGATACATTTCCTGGGGTAGGTGTTGAGCCTGGCGTATCAGATCTAGCTGGACTTTCTGTTGCCTCACCATTCTCAGAGTCTGATACAATTCCTGGGGTAGATGTTAGGCCTGGACTATCAGATCTAGCTGGACTTTCTGTTGTCTCGTCATTCTCAGAGCCTGATACATGTCCTGGGGTAGGTGTTGAACCTGGCGTATCAGATCTAGCTGGACTTTCTGTTGCCTCACCATTCTCAGAGCCTGATACATTTCCTGGGGTAGGTGTTGGGCCTGGCATATCAGATCTACTACGCAATACTAAATTCCCCGTAAACCGAAACTGGAAGTTGTATTTGTTGACAGTTACCAAGagttacataaataataaataacatttacttTTGTACTAATAatcagtggcataggaaggtgctaAAAAGTGGGGGGtggcacacttttacactattatcaaacaaatataaagcaaactaTCTGAAAAGTGGAAGGCTCACCATTCTCAGAGCCTAATACATTTCCTGGGGTAGGTGTTGGGCCTGGCGTATCAGATCTAGCTGGAATTCCTGTTGCCTCACCATTCTCAGAGCCTGATACATTTTCTGGGGTAGGTGTTGGGCCTGGCGTATCAGATCTAGCTGGACTTTCTGTTGCCTCACCATTCTCAGAGCCTGATACATTTCCTGGGGTAGGTGTTGGGCCTGGCGTATCAGATCTAGCTGGAATTCCTGTTGCCTCACCATTCTCAGAGCCTGATACATTTCCTGGGGTAGGTGTTGGGCCTGGCGTATCAGATCTAGCTGGAATTCCTGTTGCCTCACCATTCTCAGAGCCTGATACATTTTCTGGGGTAGGTGTTGGGCCTGGCGTATCAGATCTAGCTGGACTTTCTGTTGCCTCAACATTCTTAGAGCCTGATACATTTCCTGGGGTAGGTGTTGGGCCTGGAACCAGGGATTCTGTGGACGACGTAATAATGCATGTCTTACACAATCGTCATTGTATGCAAattcaaaaattatataagggtgtatactatcaaatcaaatcccatagacgacaatagtaacatgtggctaaaatcCCTACCTGCATCgcatcaatcgacataaacgacacggatataaatactaccacccctcacccttgaagtgaatcagaaaaaaattggggggttaagctgctcatttctgagataaagggtagcgtctatgactaccctagttctgcacaaaattcgagtacgtttttttacaggtaccgcttacatgttccaagcacaaggctacttgacacagtggtattagatgaaataaaactgcatacatttttagcccagatgaaactaattttgtttacaaccaacacactcatatttatagccaatcacaggacttgtggtgttcacttctctatcaaaaatttcgatgcacctcaaactttgacccagccggaagttatttggtttagtactaccacaAGTGGGGCAAAGAGTGCCGTCCCCAGCGCTCTTTGGCCCAATAGGGGTGGCACGCTTTGCCTCAATGGAAGACTTATGAAATATGCTGAATTTCTAAAATTGAAAAGTCCGTCTCGCATTGAAACCCACCTAAACAGAACTGCTAATTACTGAATATGATCAATTTTAAGATTCCTTGTGGATTCATGCCTTAAAAcgcaaacaaaacatacatagaTAATCACTATTTTTGGATTTTCATAGCTCTTGCCTATAGTTAATGCTTTAATGACGGTAACTTGATGTCGGATGGTGGACAACGTCACTGCTCATTGATTGGATTGTTCCGGCAGTGCCACCTAACGATCATTTCTGAATAAATTAAGTGGGTTGCTTTGCCCGACCGGTGCGGTTTACCCCGCTCTCCcctacatgtaacgcgtatgccaaccgctggccactgtcaaattttcaaggcaaatcccccaccaacccctggaaaggtgttgtaccatacctctatggatataaatatgttttggagatatgagacgacccctcgatCAAggcagttaaatttgttcaaaatcacgtgagaagctcagcgccagcgcaaatcacgtaaagtcccagttctactggcgtcccgctaaatgaagaaaaacaaagctggccgttgcgtttgtagttgacctagataatgtagataagcgagcattgcgaaattatagcgatgtggtggaccttttatgtaccaaatagaactgaatcatctattctaaatgcttaaataataaaaatattccagggactgcagctttaagtcACTTGAGCTCTAGGACAGACACACGGATAAACCCAGTTCAAtctataaacattgttttataggcATGTCTGGTTTCTTTGGAGCACATACAACCTTATCAAAGCATACATTCAACTCCGCCTTATGCAGAGATGCGGTTTGGAATTaggtatttattttgttacaaaactACTAAATAAATAGTACAAGCATATTAATTTAACTAATTTAACAAACGATATATACCTTCTTTGTGCTGTTTAATAATGTTTGTAAATTTATCATCCATAAGAGAATCTTTACGAATACTGATGGACTTTCCACCGTTATGAGTcgtatgctttttttttaaatagactgAATCAAACGGTTTCATATTCACTTTCACTTTATTCACTAAACCAGCCAATTCCATTTTTTTCAACAGGTACAAACGGCGATTGCCGTCTACAACGAAATATTGTCCTTCATAGGTCATCACGTCCATTGGTGAAAAGACATCTTCTGGTTTCGTGGATCCCAATACGTTTTTCAAAGACGAATCCAAAGTCTGACGATTtcgaaatttattttttacactcTTTTGTGCATGCAACAGTTCTGACGGTCGAAAGTCACGGTACATTGTGACACACACTAGTACTTTGTGCAgcgaatattaaatattttataacttattttatCTCGCCGAATGTTTCTCTGTTGGTGTTTGAATATTCAGTCTGTATACAGTCCATTGCCTTACGGTACATGAAATGAAACCTAAATCGTGTCCTTAATTCATGAATGTTCGATTCCAAGAAATAAGCTACTACGCAATACTAAATTCCCCGTAAACCGAAACTGGAAGTTGTATTTGTTGACAGTTACCAAGAgttacataaataatatataacatttacttTTGTACTAATAatcagtggcataggaaggtgctaAAAAGTGGGGGGTGGCACACTtttataagaataagaataagaataatttatttgcataacacccgaatatgggcagagcaaaaataacaatataatatacatttatctgcagtaacagtaacataaatatacattaattacatgaacaaacatctgaatcaacaaatacatatgtaatttaagcctatTACTAGTGATATTGATATTTAGGTAAAAgcaaatattgtcagaagtgCAGAGCCATAAAAACCCCATCAACTATGGCGttcgtgaattatttttcatgaatccACACACCCCCGCACATTCTCCATCAGCCTATACAGACGTGAAATGCAAACAATCTGAAATCACTTCCAACTCATATGCTTTCACGCAACTTAAAGCATATCTTTACAAATTGCAAATGATAGGGCATAATTCCGGAATATTGTTGCGTGTAAGAAATAAGAATTTTTCATTAtcagtcaaaaaagaaaaatgtgattcttgttttattattttatgatgtaaatCATTTCTAAAAGCATTATATATAGGGCACGtcataatgaaatgatattcgtcttcaactTCTAGGGGACAGTTGGGACAATATCTCTCATTCGCAGGGACAGGTGGTTTCTTGTATCTTCCCTTTTCAATCATAAGTGAATGTGAACTTAAACGAAGCCTACTAAAAGCTTTTCTGCTTTCATAGTctttggtatgtaataaatatatttacacacttttacactattatcaaacaaatataaagcaaactaTCTGAAAAGTGGAAGGCTCACCATTCTCAAAGCCTAATACATTTCCTGGGGTAGGTGTTGGGCCTGGCGTATCAGATCTAGCTGGAATTCTTGTTGTCTCACCATTCTCAGAGCCTAATACATTTCCTGGGGTAGGTGTTGGGCCTGGCGTATCAGATCTAGCTGGAATTCTTGTTGCCTCACCATTCTCAGAGCCCGATACATTTTCTGGGGTAGGTGTTGGGCCTGGCGTATCAGATCTAGCTGGACTTTCTGTTGCCTCACCATTCTCAGAGCCTGATACATTTCCTGGGGTAGGTGTTGGGCCTGGCGTATCAGATCTAGCTGGACTTTCTGTTGTCTCACCATTCTCAGAGCCTGATACATTTCCTGGGGTAGATGTTGGGCCTGGAGTATCAGATCTAGCTGGACTTTCTGTTGTCTCACCATTCTCAGAGCCTGATACATTTCCTGGGGTAGGTGTTGGGCCTGGCGTATCAGATCTAGCTGGACTTTCTGTTGTCTCACCATTCTCAGAGCCTGATACATTTCCTGGGGTAGATGTTAGGCCTGGAGTATCAGATCTAGCTGGACTTTCTGTTGCCTCACCATTCTCAGAGCCTGATACATTTCCTGGGGTAGATGTTAGGCCTGGAGTATTAGATCTAGCTGGACTTTCTGTTGCCTCACCATTCTCAGAGCCTGATACATTTCCTGGGGTAGATGTTAGGCCTGGAGTATTAGATCTAGCTGAACTTTCTGTTGCCTCACCATTCTCAGAGCCTGATACATTTCCTGGGGTAGGTGTTGGGCCTGGCGTATCAGATCTAGCTGGACTTTCTGTTGCCTCACCATTCTCAGAGCCTGATACATTTCCTGGGGTAGGTGTTGGGCCTGGAACCAGGGATTCTGTGGACGACGTAATAATGCATGTCTTACACAATCGTCATTGTATGCAAattcaaaaattatataagggtgtatactatcaaatcaaatcccatagacgacaatagtaacatgtggctaaaatcCCTACCTGCATCgcatcaatcgacataaacgacacggatataaatactaccacccctcacccttgaagtgaatcagaaagaaattggggggttaagctgctcatttctgagataaagggtagcgtctatgactaccctagttccgcacaaaattcgagtacgtttttttacaggtatcccttacatgttccaagcacaaggctacttgacacagtggtattagatgaaataaaattgcatacatttttagcccagatgaaactaattttttttacaaccaacatactCATATTTATagccaatcacaggacttgtggtgttcacttctctataaAAAATTtcgatgcacctcgaactttgacccagccggaagttatttggtttagtactagcGCTCTTTGCCCCAATAGGGGTGGCACGCTTTGCCTCAATGGAAGACATATGAAATAAGCTGAATTTCGAAAATTGAAAAGTCCGTCTTGCATTGAAACCCACctaaatatatgtaatagaaCTGCTAATTACTGAATATGATCAATTTTAAGATTCCTTGTGCATTCATGACTTAAAAGGCAAACAAAGCATACATAGATAATCGCTATTTTTGGATTTTCATAGCTCTCGCCTATAGTTAATGCTTTAATGACGGTAACTTGACGTCGGATGATGGACAACGTCACTGCTCATTGGTTGTATTGTTCCGGCAGTGCCACCTAACGATCATTTGTGAATAAATTAAGTGGGTTGCTTTGCCCGACCGGTGCGGTTTACACCGCTCTCCcctacatgtaacgcgtatgccaaccgctggccactgtcaaagtTTCAAGGCAAAttccccaccgacccctggaaaggtgttgtaccatacctctatggatataaatatgttttggagatatgagacgacccctcgatCAAggcagttaaatttgttcaaaatgacgtgagaagctcagcgcctgcgcaaatcacgtaaagtcccagttctactggcttCCCGCTAAATGAAGGAAAACAAAGCTGGCCAATGCGTTtctagttgacctagataatgtagataagcgagcattgcgaaactatagcaatgtggtggaccttttatgtaccaaacacaactgaatcatctattctatatgcttaaataataaaaaatattccaggcaCTGCAGCTTTAAGTCACTTGAGCTCtaggacagacagacggataaACCCAGTTCTAtctataaacattgttttataggcATGTCTGGTTTCTTTGGAGCACATACAACCTTATCAAAACATACATTCAACTCCGCCTTATGCAAAGATGCGGTCTGGAATtaggtatttgttttgttacaaagCTACTAAATAAATAGTACaagcatattaatttaacaaacGAATACCTTCTTTGTGCTGTTTAATAATGTTGCTAATTTTATCATCCATACGATAATCATTTCGAATACTGATGGACTTTCCACTGTTATGAGTTGTATGCTTTTTATTGAAATAGACCGAATCAAACGGTTTCATATTCACTTTCACTTTATTCACTAAACCAGCCGATTCCATTTTTTTCAACAGGTACAAACGCCGATTGCCGTCTACAACGAAATAGTGTCCTTCATCGGTCATCACGTCCATTGGTGGAAAGACATCTTCTGGTTTCGTGGATCCCAATACTGTTTTCAAAGACGAGTCCAAAGTCTGACGATTTCGAAATTTACAGTTTACACCGTCTTGTGCATGCAACAGTTCAGACGGTCGAAAGTAACTGTCCATTGTGACACACACTAATACTTGGTGCAgcgaatattaaatattttataacttatttcTGTTGGTGTTTGAATATTCAgtctgtacaaaatacattgccTTACGTGTCCTTAATTCTTGAATGTTCGATTCCAAGAAATAAGCTAGGGGAAGCTTGGGAGAGTTGGGCCACTTttcacattttaacatattgcAATCTTCCTATTCATGGCCGATAATTGCTTAATGTGATTATGACATGTAcagatattaaaatacatatatgtactagCTGGTTCCGTATGCAGGCCAACCTGTAGAAGGTGAAGGTGATTTTCAAAAGGTGTCATTTTGGCCCAACTCTCCCTGGGGGTGGTGAGAGTTGGGCCATGTTCAAGGAGAGTTGGGCCACAAAAGGGAGACTTGGGACAGAAAATGTACAGAATAAAACAACTATCCAGTGAAGGAAAATGGTCTCAATTTATTTCCAAACTTATAAAATGACCCTTTAAACAGCATGTAACTAGAAAAGTATCGTTCAGATCCCAAACAGAAgcttaaaaacaatattgagAATCATAGTCAATCCCATGACTACGAGTAGGTACAATTGGTCCAGTAGCACTCCACTAGGACGAATCAACTTAAATCGGTAAAATATTCAAGTtcaataatgttttaatgatgtcacTGATAGCTTGGTTAGAAAAGTACTTTCAGTGTAACAATCGGAGAAAAATAATACTGATGATGTGAAATTCACAGAAAGTGGTGGTAGGTTTATTGATGTTTTAATAAAGGGATGAGTGGAAATCCCATAGTGTGAAGTCACAAGGAAATGAAAATTTTCCTGCTCGACGAGCTGTGCCACCAAGCTGTTTAGGCGCAGGAAGCTTCTTGATGATGTCATTCTTAGGAAATGATGCATTATCATTGTTGTTGATGCAAAATGTAGGTGTCGTCTGCTGACGACTGAATTCTCGTTTAAGGAAAACCCCTTCACACACATTCCCATCAATGACATCAATCCGTGCTATATAATGCACAATACGTGATTTGGCAGACTCAAATTTTACAACTGCAAAATCACCTTCAATAATTTCACAATCTAGGTCATCAACATCGCTATCACCACTTTCTGTGAATTTCACATCATCAGAACCACTTTCCTCTGATGAAGTTGATGGAGTTTGGCATTTTTTTGCTTTACTTTTAAACAACTTCTTTCTTGCTTTGGGTTTGACTGGTTGTTTGGCCTTCCGTTTGTTAGTTTGACTGGCAGCTAGTGCCTCAGCTATACTATTGCGTACTGGGGTATTGGTTAAAATTTTTGTATCCCCTCTTTTGCGACCTCTGTTGGTGACTTTTCGTGGCCCAGCTTTTGGCAGTGGAACAATATCAGCAGGTGATACATAAGTGTTACTTGGCCCTGGTTGGGAAGCTGGTGTTCCTAGGGAACTTGGACCTGGTTTGGCAGCTGGTGGTTCTGTAGTACTTGGACCTGGCTGGACAACTAGTGGTTCTGTAGTACGTGGACCTGGCTGGGCAGCTGGTGGTTCTGTAGTATGTGGACCTGGCTGGACAGCTGGTGGTTCTGTAGTACTTGGACCTGGCTGGACAGCTGGTGGTTCTGTAGTACGTGGACCTGGCTGGGCAGCTGGTGGTTCTGTAGTATGTGGACCTGGCTGGACAGCTGGTGGTTCTGTAGTACTTGGACCTGGCTGGACAGCTGGTGGTTCTGTAGTACGTGGACCTGGCTGGACAGCTGGTGGTTCTGTAGTACGTGGACCTGGCTGGATAGCTGGTGGTTCTGTAGTACTTGAACCTGGCTGGACAGCTGGTGGTTCTGTAGTACTTGAACCTGGCTGGACAGCTGGTGGTTCTGTAGTAGTTGGACCTGGCTGGACAACTAGTGGTTCTGTAGTACGTGGACCTGGCTGGACAGCTGGTGGTTCTGTAGTACTTGAACCTGGCTGGACAGCTGGTGGTTCTGTAGTACTTGAACCTGGCTGGACAGCTGGTGGTTCTGTAGTACTTGAACCTGGCTGGACAGCTGGTGGTTCTGTAGTAGTTGGACCTGGCTGGACAACTAGTGGTTCTGTAGTACGTGGACCTGGCTGGACAGCTGGTGGTTCTGTAGTACTTGAACCTGGCTGGACAGCTGGTGGTTCTGTAGTACTTGAACCTGGCTGGACAACTAGTGGTTCTGTAGTACGTGGACCTGGCTGGACAGCTGGTGGTTCTGTAGTACTTGAACCTGCCTTGGGGGTTTCAGTGGTTTGTTCAGAAGGAACTAGCAGTTCAACATTTCCCTCTAATTCCTCTGGAAGATCTCTATTAGTTATTGTGGCTGGCGCAAAGTCGGTTTCACTGAACACATCCCGGTTGTAGGGGTAAATTCCTGTACTTTGAAAcgcagaaataatgtttttggcaGTAAGACCATGCAACTGAGCATGAGAAGTGAATTCAGGGATTTCATAGATCGTAATTGTTTTTCCTGGATTTGAACGCATCCAATTTTCAACAGCTCGAGCATATGCC
Proteins encoded:
- the LOC121390354 gene encoding putative uncharacterized protein DDB_G0290521 gives rise to the protein MPGPTPTPGNVSGSENGEATESPARSDTPGSTPTPGHVSGSENDETTESPARSDSPGLTSTPGIVSDSENGEATESPARSDTPGSTPTPGNVSGFENDETTERLARSNNPGPTPTPGNSVVIAVVNTKGFNRALSPLPVRQQKRNRKPTYADEHRKLKLAEDQSDLQTDPEEALVMGRLIRKRKKKQLSSSSSEDDDDETYKPNPTKKVKGVEREMLKAISGIQVSLDGITKELKWQRKQMNTIMNKLEGHPSM
- the LOC121389863 gene encoding uncharacterized protein LOC121389863, with amino-acid sequence MFLQVCFSDVSIFFQMPRKYKRISNRGAPEDVLHRASEQVKGGSSIRAAANDFNIARMTLTRYMDKCNAQTGQHDERNEAFGYEKCRLTNMIFSAVMEDDLATHIKTLAEQFHGLSRNKCRSLIFEYAMRNNVTVPNSWKENGMTGEHFWISFKERNHLAIRTPEATSLARASAFNRYNVGKFYDNLGQVMDLHKFECHDIYNCDETGCTTVSPPENIVAKQGVKQVGSITSAEKGQLVTAVYTINAAGSVVPPMLIFPRKNVRDYFTKNGPPGCIGGANPSGWINEELFLGYLKHFIRHTRCSKEKKVLLILDNHETHISLAVIDLAKENGVILLTIPPHTSHKLQPLDVSCFKPFKTAYARAVENWMRSNPGKTITIYEIPEFTSHAQLHGLTAKNIISAFQSTGIYPYNRDVFSETDFAPATITNRDLPEELEGNVELLVPSEQTTETPKAGSSTTEPPAVQPGPRTTEPLVVQPGPTTTEPPAVQPGSSTTEPPAVQPGSSTTEPPAVQPGSSTTEPPAVQPGPRTTEPLVVQPGPTTTEPPAVQPGSSTTEPPAVQPGSSTTEPPAIQPGPRTTEPPAVQPGPRTTEPPAVQPGPSTTEPPAVQPGPHTTEPPAAQPGPRTTEPPAVQPGPSTTEPPAVQPGPHTTEPPAAQPGPRTTEPLVVQPGPSTTEPPAAKPGPSSLGTPASQPGPSNTYVSPADIVPLPKAGPRKVTNRGRKRGDTKILTNTPVRNSIAEALAASQTNKRKAKQPVKPKARKKLFKSKAKKCQTPSTSSEESGSDDVKFTESGDSDVDDLDCEIIEGDFAVVKFESAKSRIVHYIARIDVIDGNVCEGVFLKREFSRQQTTPTFCINNNDNASFPKNDIIKKLPAPKQLGGTARRAGKFSFPCDFTLWDFHSSLY